One Brassica napus cultivar Da-Ae chromosome C2, Da-Ae, whole genome shotgun sequence DNA window includes the following coding sequences:
- the LOC111198328 gene encoding uncharacterized protein LOC111198328, which yields MTSCSQRANLLGKRKPEDGLRTEPVLKKHKEKFEKEIEARVGLLSDEANSVTVETEPILKGHREEKETAKGFSDEIKGRVELLENEASLISVEGLDESPEKAAVSIF from the exons ATGACCAGTTGTAGCCAGAGAGCTAATTTATTGGGTAAACGAAAGCCGGAAGATGGTTTGCGGACCGAACCGGTTCTGaagaaacataaagaaaaatttgAGAAGGAGATCGAAGCAAGGGTTGGGTTGTTGTCTGATGAGGCTAATTCG GTGACAGTGGAGACCGAACCTATTCTGAAGGGACATAGGGAGGAGAAGGAGACAGCAAAAGGATTTTCTGATGAGATCAAAGGAAGGGTCGAGTTGTTGGAGAATGAGGCTAGTTTAATCTCAGTTGAAGGACTTGATGAAAGTCCTGAGAAAGCTGCCGTAAGTATATTCTAA
- the LOC106410967 gene encoding nucleolin 1-like: MFVELKKTLFVAHLPPQTKISDIIRFFKDVGQVVRVLLQATHKGKCVGEGFVEFASANQAKKALEKKKNEYLHKRKIFLDVAHKGALCLPPKYCIDHKVWYQEDYLQQESFRIQESPKFSEEATVLFIANLSPQTTKILHIINFLEDVGDVVSVRLIVNHEGKHVGCGFVEFASANQAKKALENKNGEYLHDHKILLMKRRDETPNVSEAVATVRNKTICVTHFSGQTKISDIINFFKDIGQVVHVRLIVNPKIKHVRLGFVEFASANEAEKALEKNGEYLYDREIDRE, translated from the exons ATGTTTgtt GAACTTAAAAAGACGCTCTTTGTTGCTCATCTCCCTCCCCAAACTAAAATATCAGATAT CATCCGTTTCTTCAAAGATGTTGGACAAGTTGTTCGTGTTCTACTTCAAGCTACCCACAAGGGAAAGTGTGTGGGCGAAGGCTTTGTTGAATTTGCTTCTGCTAACCAAGCAAAGAAG GCactggaaaagaagaagaacgaaTATTTGCACAAACGCAAGATTTTCCTGGATGTGGCTCATAAGGGAGCTCTATGCCTTCCACCCAA GTATTGCATAGATCACAAGGTTTG GTACCAAGAAGACTATCTTCAGCAGGAAAGCTTTAGGATACAAGAAAGTCCCAAGTTTTCGGAG GAAGCTACGGTTCTCTTTATTGCCAATCTCTCTCCACAAACaactaaaatattacatat CATCAATTTCTTGGAAGATGTTGGAGATGTTGTCAGTGTTCGACTTATTGTAAACCACGAGGGTAAGCATGTGGGCTGTggctttgttgagtttgcttctGCTAACCAAGCTAAGAAG GCACTGGAAAATAAGAATGGTGAATATTTGCACGATCATAAGATCTTGTTGATGAAAAGACGTGATGAAACTCCCAATGTTTCTGAG GCAGTTGCCACTGTAAGAAATAAGACGATCTGTGTTACCCATTTCTCTGGACAAACTAAAATATCAGATAT CATCAATTTTTTCAAAGATATTGGCCAAGTTGTTCATGTTCGACTTATTGTAAACCCCAAGATCAAGCATGTGAGGCTTggctttgttgagtttgcttctGCTAACGAAGCAGAGAAG gcGCTGGAAAAGAACGGCGAATATTTGTACGATAGAGAAATAGATAGAGAATAG
- the LOC106421384 gene encoding protein DETOXIFICATION 54 has translation MEEQNQPDNFSSYKHPTFPQVIEELKELWAMVLPITAMNCLVYVRAVVSVLFLGRLGSLELAGGALSIGFTNITGYSVLVGLASGLEPVCSQAFGSKNWELLSLSLHRMVMILLIASVPIGLLWINLGPIMLFLGQDPGITATAAEYCHYALPDLLTNTLLQPLRVYLRSQRVTKPMMWCTLAAVAFHVPLNYWLVMVKRWGVPGVATASVVTNLIMVMLLVGYVWVSGKLQKRVSGSMAAATVVELVGGLGPLMRVAVPSCLGICLEWWWYEIVIVMGGYLENPKLAVAATGILIQTTSLMYTVPMALAGCVSARVGNELGAGRPYKARLAANVALACAFVIGASNVAWTVVLKERWAGLFTGYEPLKVLVASVMPIVGLCELGNCPQTTGCGILRGTGRPTIGAHVNLGSFYFVGTPVAVGLAFWLKVGFSGLWFGLLSAQAACAVSILYAVLARTDWEGEAMRAMRMTSLEMRKVGKDEESSSLLDDRNRSDEKLGGVL, from the exons ATGGAGGAACAAAACCAACCAGACAATTTCTCTTCCTATAAACATCCAACTTTTCCTCAAGTCATAGAGGAGCTAAAAGAGCTCTGGGCTATGGTTTTACCGATCACAGCAATGAACTGTCTAGTCTACGTACGCGCCGTCGTCTCCGTCCTCTTCCTCGGCCGTCTCGGTAGCCTCGAGCTAGCCGGAGGAGCTCTCTCAATCGGTTTCACCAACATCACAGGCTACTCAGTCCTCGTAGGACTCGCCTCGGGACTCGAGCCAGTATGTAGCCAAGCCTTTGGTAGCAAAAACTGGGAACTCCTCTCGCTCTCTCTCCACCGTATGGTCATGATTCTCTTGATCGCCTCCGTGCCCATCGGCCTGTTATGGATCAACCTCGGGCCCATCATGCTGTTCTTGGGCCAAGACCCGGGGATAACCGCTACAGCCGCAGAGTACTGCCACTACGCGCTTCCTGATCTTTTGACTAATACTCTGCTTCAGCCGTTACGGGTTTATCTAAGGTCACAGCGGGTGACGAAACCGATGATGTGGTGCACGTTAGCTGCTGTGGCATTCCACGTGCCGTTGAACTACTGGCTTGTGATGGTGAAGCGATGGGGTGTTCCTGGTGTGGCGACTGCTTCCGTTGTGACGAATTTGATTATGGTTATGCTTCTGGTGGGCTATGTTTGGGTTAGTGGGAAGCTGCAGAAGAGAGTTAGCGGGTCTATGGCGGCGGCTACGGTGGTGGAGTTGGTTGGAGGGTTGGGACCGTTGATGAGAGTGGCGGTTCCGAGTTGTTTGGGGATATGTTTGGAGTGGTGGTGGTATGAGATTGTGATTGTGATGGGTGGTTACTTGGAGAATCCTAAGCTTGCTGTGGCTGCTACTGGGATTTTGATTCAGACAACAAGTCTTATGTATACTGTTCCTATGGCTTTAGCTGGATGCGTGTCTGCTCGG GTTGGAAACGAGCTAGGTGCAGGTAGACCATACAAGGCGAGACTAGCGGCAAACGTGGCTCTAGCTTGCGCATTTGTAATAGGAGCATCCAATGTGGCTTGGACCGTGGTTCTAAAAGAGCGTTGGGCAGGACTTTTTACTGGCTACGAGCCACTCAAGGTGTTGGTTGCTTCGGTTATGCCAATTGTTGGGCTTTGCGAGCTAGGGAACTGCCCTCAAACTACGGGTTGCGGGATTCTAAGAGGGACAGGCCGGCCAACGATTGGGGCACATGTGAATCTTGGTTCGTTTTATTTTGTTGGGACGCCTGTTGCTGTTGGACTAGCGTTTTGGTTGAAGGTTGGGTTTAGTGGATTGTGGTTTGGGTTGCTGTCGGCCCAAGCGGCTTGTGCAGTTTCAATATTGTATGCAGTTTTGGCAAGGACAGATTGGGAAGGAGAAGCAATGAGGGCTATGAGGATGACGAGTTTGGAGATGAGGAAAGTTGGGAAGGACGAAGAATCATCGTCATTGTTGGATGATCGCAATAGGAGTGATGAGAAGTTGGGTGGTGTCTTGTAA